Genomic segment of Marmota flaviventris isolate mMarFla1 chromosome 4, mMarFla1.hap1, whole genome shotgun sequence:
GTGGCCAGTCTTGATGGCCTCAGGGTTCCAGGGGCTTTGCCTCATCTCAGTTGTGCTTGGAGGGATGTGGAGAAATTTCCAAAAGCCCACCACATgatactgcccccccccccaaattcaacAGGTAGTGCTCTGAGCTTTTGATGGATTTTTGTTCAGTTCCATAGCCTGAGCTAGGCCCTCAGGGACAGAAAATCTGATAGTTGTGGGGAAGAAGGGGAAGGTCAGAATGGAAGACCCCTCTGAGAGCTGGTGCTCGACGCTGGGCAGAACCTGAGACTGAGCAGAGACCAGGAAGACAAGGCCTTCCTTTGCTTCCTAAGGATCCTCCCAGGGTCTCCCCTGGGTCCTGCCCAGCAGCTTCCTCCACCATTCCCAGGGACTCACTGACTGTGCTCACAGGACCCAGTGGAGTTTTCAGACTCTCAGTTGAGGATGCAGTCAGGAGATGTTCCTAGTAACCAGGGAGGGAAACATCAAAGTCAGGAGCCCACAGGTGCCACCACCAGCTCTCCTGCTGCCCAGATGTCCCCAGGACTCACTCTGACAGAAAGATTATTTTGCGAGTCATTTCTTAGGGAGGTGACCACCAGAAGTCCCTGTAGAGGAAAGAAGCCAAAAAAGGAGTCAACGAGGCCAGTGGACAATGTGTCAAGGAGCACCTGAGGCTCATGTCCCCTGAGAGAAGGGGACAGCATACAGCACCCAGAGTGACCCCAGGCAGGGGCAATGGAGCAGGGCACTGCATAGCCACCAGCTCTCTTTGGTCAATGAGTGCTACTCATGGAAGCATTTGGTCCTTGTCACTTGCAGCTGGCCTGTCATGTACCCACACTTTAGTGACAGAGATGGAGCACAAAGAGAGGCAAAGGGAGCTCTCCCAACAGGACGTAAGGACAGGGCACGTATAGCATCCATGCGCAGGGATGGAGCAGGGCACGTATAGCATCCATGCACAGGGCAGTGAATTCATGTGTCCCTCCCCCCACAGGAACTGGGCCAGTGTGTCCACCCACCAAGTGCAATCTACCCACGAGGGCACCAGGCTACACTTACGGCCCACTCAGGGGACACCATCACATGCAATTAGAGAAGTGGTCCACATAGAATCCAGCAATCACGACATGTCCCAGCCCCTGTGCACACAAGTGACCTTGCCACCAAGTGGCACCAGGGGCGGGACAGGACTGCTCCTACATGCACTCATGCAGTCATTGGAGAGAAGGGGTAGCTCAGGCTCCCTGTGCCCTCCCAGTGACGGTCAGGAGCAGCTCAGGAAGGTTTACATGGCTGAAAGTACAATTCTAATGACAAAGGTAGATTATCTTGGGTCACAGGAAACCAGTGAGAGCACTGGATACTGTCCTCGGCATATGGCGGTGTTTTCTAAAAATGTGCACAAGAGATTACCTGCACTTGGGGTGAGGAAATGAAGGGCTTGTAGTGGATTTTGAAGGGCCACAAGGCAAAAATTCAGCCTTCATGCAGGGCTTGTCTCCAAGCCCCAAGGTTCTCTATGACAGGCTTCAGTGTCACTGCTCAAACAACACTACCCCAAAACGAGGAGAGAAGCCAGCTCCCCACGTGTGTCTCTGAGGAGTGGACGGAGCCCTCACTTCCTAGGCAGGTGGCAGCACCTCCCTGTGGCCAGGCACAGCAAGAGGTCCCTGTACACGTGCAGGAGCCTGTTTTGCATCAGCTTGAAGGCGATGCACAGGATCTCCATCCCGATGATGATGTACAGGGAGAAGAACAGGAAGAAGGTTGGGTGGTCCAACTTGGTGTCCCCGAAGCCAATGGTGGTCAGTGTGATGAAGCAGAAGTAGAAGGCGCTCTCGAAGTTCAGGTTGGTCTCCCAGATGGGGAGGATGGCGGCAGCACAGGAGATGTAGGCCAGGACCACCAGGGCGATGACAGGGAGGGGGACATCCAGCCTCTCCACCTGGCACCCCACCTCGTCCAGGTTGCTGAGGATGGAGGCAGACAGCCTCCCCAGCGCCAGCTCTGGACAGGAGTTGCTCCTCTCCATGGTCCGTGGGGCCAGGGCCAGCAGGTTCTCTTTCTCTTGTGCGAAGAGAAGACTCTTCAACAGCTCTGCGTGGCTGCCTGGGTCTGAGGGGCACTTGCCTGACTTGGGGCCATGGGGATCTTCAGCGCTGATGACGATCCGAGGGACAGAGGCCACCCCTGGCTTGGCGATGGGCTTCCTCCTGCAGCGCAGTCCAGAGCACCACTCAGAGGGGGCGCAAGGGAAGAAAGGGAGTTTTCGGAACTGATTGTAGGACTTGGACAGGATGGTTGCCAGGATGTCCCCTATGTCCGTGAGAACCAGGAACATCAGGGGGATCCCAAAGAGGGCATAGAGCATGCACAGGTACTTGCCAGGCTTGGTGACAGGGTAGATGTGGCCATAACCTGAAAAAGACCATGGAGCCTGGGGTTCATTTCTGTTCTCAACACACCCCACAATCTTTCAAGACACCCCCTCCGTTTCCTCTCCTTGGCCTGATGTTTACAATGTGTCAATTTGTCCGTACCCACAGGAGAGCTCAGCGGTTGGGTGTGGGGTTAGCGTGCACAAGGCTggggttcaagtcccagcaccaaacaggaaggaatgaaggaaattAAGATATGCTGCTCAAAGCCTTCGCCACCTGCTGGGTATTGTGCCTGCCttggaggagggacagagggaggggccATCTCCTCCTAAGGATGAGGAAGCACTCATCCAGATTCCTGCCTCCAAATGGCCTTGTCCAGGGGCAGCCCCTGTTTGGGGGAGATGACCCCCTTCATGTCCTGTGGCTGTCTCTGAGGGTCTCCATAGGGGTGGTCTGCTCCCCTGGAAGGGCAGGAAGAGCTCAGGAGAGGAACAGACGCTTTGCCACCCAACCCaccacctctcctccctccagaGACTCTGGCTCTAAGAAGCCACCCTTGTCCCCTGTCTGGCCCACCCTCTGTGTCTGCACATGGCACTCACTAAACGCCATCAGTGTGCACAGTGGTGTGCGTGGTGCTGGGCCAAGAGCAGGATGGAGGACAAAACCAACACAGCTGCTGCCCACGGAGCCTCGCAGAGGAGCAGGAAGTGCCCCAGGGACAGGGAAGCTCTGAGCCCCCAGGGTGCAGAAGCCACAGCCTGGCTCAGGTCCCAGCCCTGACCCTTGGTACGCCATTACCTGACTGCTGGCGTTCCAGGTTTCATGTCTGTGAAATGTGGGGACAGTCCCTACACAGG
This window contains:
- the LOC114081282 gene encoding potassium channel subfamily K member 18-like, encoding MGYGHIYPVTKPGKYLCMLYALFGIPLMFLVLTDIGDILATILSKSYNQFRKLPFFPCAPSEWCSGLRCRRKPIAKPGVASVPRIVISAEDPHGPKSGKCPSDPGSHAELLKSLLFAQEKENLLALAPRTMERSNSCPELALGRLSASILSNLDEVGCQVERLDVPLPVIALVVLAYISCAAAILPIWETNLNFESAFYFCFITLTTIGFGDTKLDHPTFFLFFSLYIIIGMEILCIAFKLMQNRLLHVYRDLLLCLATGRCCHLPRK